One segment of Meriones unguiculatus strain TT.TT164.6M chromosome X, Bangor_MerUng_6.1, whole genome shotgun sequence DNA contains the following:
- the LOC110543909 gene encoding mRNA decay activator protein ZFP36L3 — protein sequence MFTLLWTFYNRGLLYKTETSLANHNLSVQLDTNRTSPSNFASGFVPSPVSSNLQMGDYQDPSASRSTEGGWSSFAREANSCSNGQLGETSAASDGASRDPSGAKAVQQFQPESGELSLQQRPQQPQQQTQQQKASSSSSQSNSDRYKTELCRPFEESGICRYGHKCQFAHGSSELRTLSRHPKYKTEPCRTFHSVGLCPYGTRCHFIHNQPEQQPVPSENTSGEPSSFNSSNEPHLGFNPEPQPRMQSTSNSGVPLGHSHAPQTPLLLTHQVLSSGRMLPASYPVAPPAQVVPAGPAAPAAPAAPAVPAAPGPIYCPSVNPILYNTGRVPSVTCHNNAVTFGQEMGGFFAPVAMQNHNFANATAYYNSQQLGLAASGQFPMPLATPQPAATILAQAGVGPAAAAAFVPGTVAAALMGSGTAASATAGPAATTAVGNSLANIIRTTAEGPATAAQSPEPNFSLQLPGAQSESPEFDVVTSTLDSLFGTDNFDDFVSRSSSSSSLNNSGTPSRRLPIFSRLSDSDK from the coding sequence ATGTTCACACTTTTATGGACCTTCTACAATAGAGGCCTCCTATATAAGACGGAGACCTCTCTGGCCAACCACAACTTGAGCGTACAGCTCGACACTAACAGGACATCTCCGTCCAACTTCGCGTCTGGCTTTGTCCCATCACCGGTATCCAGCAACCTCCAAATGGGTGACTACCAGGATCCTAGCGCCTCCAGGTCCACCGAGGGCGGCTGGTCCAGTTTCGCGAGAGAAGCGAACAGCTGCAGTAATGGCCAGTTGGGAGAGACCAGCGCGGCCTCCGATGGAGCTTCCCGGGACCCCTCAGGGGCCAAGGCGGTGCAGCAGTTCCAACCGGAGAGTGGCGAGCTTAGCCTGCAGCAGCGGCCTCAGCAGCCTCAGCAACAAACTCAGCAACAGAAAGCGAGTAGCTCCAGCTCCCAGAGCAATTCTGATCGCTACAAGACGGAGTTGTGTCGGCCCTTTGAGGAAAGCGGCATTTGCAGGTACGGCCACAAGTGTCAGTTCGCTCATGGCTCCAGCGAGCTGCGTACCCTGTCGAGGCACCCGAAATACAAGACGGAGCCTTGCCGCACCTTCCATAGTGTTGGCTTATGTCCGTATGGCACTCGCTGCCACTTCATCCACAACCAGCCTGAGCAGCAACCTGTGCCTTCAGAGAATACCTCTGGTGAGCCGAGCTCCTTCAATAGCTCCAATGAGCCGCACTTGGGCTTTAACCCGGAGCCGCAGCCCAGGATGCAGAGCACCAGCAATTCGGGCGTCCCGTTGGGCCACAGCCATGCTCCGCAGACGCCTCTGCTGCTCACACACCAAGTGTTGAGCTCAGGCAGGATGCTGCCCGCATCGTACCCTGTGGCCCCGCCAGCCCAGGTGGTCCCAGCAGGTCCGGCAGCCCCGGCAGCCCCGGCAGCCCCGGCAGTCCCGGCAGCCCCGGGCCCGATATATTGCCCATCTGTTAACCCTATTCTCTACAACACCGGTAGAGTCCCGTCTGTTACCTGCCACAACAATGCCGTCACTTTCGGGCAAGAGATGGGTGGCTTCTTCGCTCCTGTGGCAATGCAGAACCACAACTTCGCCAATGCCACCGCCTACTATAACAGCCAGCAGCTGGGCCTGGCGGCTTCTGGGCAATTTCCAATGCCCCTTGCCACGCCTCAGCCTGCAGCCACCATCTTAGCCCAGGCTGGTGTTGGCCCCGCGGCTGCCGCCGCCTTTGTTCCAGGGACTGTCGCTGCCGCCCTAATGGGTTCTGGCACTGCAGCCTCCGCTACAGCTGGCCCTGCAGCAACCACTGCTGTCGGCAACTCCTTGGCCAACATCATCCGCACCACTGCAGAGGGTCCTGCCACTGCTGCGCAGAGTCCCGAACCAAACTTCAGCCTCCAACTGCCAGGAGCCCAGTCTGAGTCGCCAGAGTTCGATGTAGTCACCAGCACCCTGGATTCCCTGTTTGGCACCGACAACTTTGACGACTTTGTGAGCCGCTCCTCAAGCTCCAGCAGCCTCAATAACTCTGGAACTCCCAGCCGTCGTCTGCCCATCTTCAGCCGTCTTTCTGACTCCGACAAATGA